From the Brevibacillus choshinensis genome, one window contains:
- a CDS encoding CoA transferase, with the protein MSAEGRSWLFLAFAWGCSTENAQKKVTCVGPVYDLYEVFADPHVLQREMLLEVEYPVPGKIKQIGFPIKLSRPPGEWRNHAPSLGEHTNMMLTQINYSPE; encoded by the coding sequence ATCTCGGCGGAGGGGCGCTCATGGCTATTTCTTGCATTTGCATGGGGCTGTTCCACAGAGAACGCACAGAAGAAGGTCACATGCGTCGGACCTGTGTATGATTTGTATGAGGTATTTGCCGATCCGCACGTACTTCAGAGAGAAATGCTGTTGGAGGTCGAGTACCCGGTGCCAGGAAAGATCAAGCAGATTGGATTTCCCATCAAACTTTCCCGCCCCCCGGGTGAATGGCGGAACCACGCTCCTTCATTGGGGGAGCACACCAACATGATGTTAACCCAAATCAACTATTCGCCTGAATAG
- a CDS encoding MBL fold metallo-hydrolase: MNNRIIGPVEIVMGEKDSRTPFSTSLLIRGKEDSTLIDCGGGPSVYTYLLQQSIRQIYVTHYHPDHIGGLPLFTQSQLITNPYDYWRLSNPAEMAENSPFDLRKSVSRQINAGRKGKPQLIYPYNQEIDMSGTNVIMIHAPGHCEGFCCPYFPDLGIVLVGDFDLTSFGPWYFSPDSSIDLFIQSARSMLEVDAEVYITSHQKGMVSKAEYRERIEPYLDVIERREEKIRQLVRNGCPPAELIWQDVFFYRKHLDQQPAFLWMELMGLSKHLKRMIKHGESFEDYFDQFVTVHQLREEFIDCFREPAFTGSALPVSQK, encoded by the coding sequence ATGAACAACCGAATAATCGGACCTGTAGAAATCGTTATGGGCGAAAAGGACAGCCGAACACCTTTCTCTACCTCTCTATTGATTAGAGGAAAAGAGGATAGCACCTTGATCGACTGCGGTGGAGGTCCTTCTGTTTATACGTACTTGCTGCAACAATCCATTAGGCAAATTTATGTGACGCATTACCATCCCGATCACATCGGGGGTTTGCCTCTTTTTACGCAATCGCAACTGATCACGAACCCTTACGATTACTGGCGTTTGTCAAATCCAGCTGAGATGGCAGAGAATAGTCCCTTTGATCTTCGAAAATCTGTAAGCCGTCAAATAAACGCTGGTAGGAAGGGCAAGCCTCAGCTTATCTATCCTTACAATCAAGAGATCGATATGTCCGGGACCAACGTCATCATGATTCATGCCCCGGGGCACTGTGAAGGCTTTTGCTGTCCCTACTTTCCGGATCTGGGCATCGTACTCGTTGGTGATTTTGACTTGACCAGCTTTGGTCCCTGGTACTTTTCGCCAGACAGCAGCATCGATTTGTTCATCCAATCCGCCCGTAGCATGCTTGAGGTAGATGCAGAGGTCTACATTACTTCTCATCAGAAAGGAATGGTGAGCAAGGCAGAGTATCGGGAACGAATCGAACCTTATCTGGATGTGATTGAGCGTCGTGAAGAAAAGATAAGACAGCTTGTACGCAACGGTTGTCCACCCGCTGAGCTGATCTGGCAAGACGTCTTTTTTTACCGCAAGCATCTGGATCAGCAGCCTGCTTTTCTGTGGATGGAATTGATGGGGTTGTCCAAGCATCTAAAGCGAATGATCAAGCACGGAGAATCATTTGAGGATTACTTTGATCAATTCGTGACCGTGCATCAGCTGCGTGAGGAGTTTATCGATTGCTTTCGTGAGCCAGCATTTACGGGAAGTGCGTTACCCGTGAGTCAAAAATGA
- a CDS encoding CoA transferase: MSALTEIKELDLSRLLPGPYCSLMLADYGQMSSKSKSRD; the protein is encoded by the coding sequence TTGAGCGCATTAACAGAAATCAAGGAGTTGGATTTGTCCAGATTGCTGCCTGGTCCTTATTGTTCCTTGATGCTAGCTGACTATGGGCAGATGTCATCAAAATCGAAGAGCCGAGATTAG
- a CDS encoding citryl-CoA lyase → MEFDTRIGVSEPDKIYVHGYDLTEDLIGEITLADMAFLGAAHRKPSQQESKMLNACMVAICEHGFTPSSISARLTYLGAPEAVQGAVAAGLLGAGSVYLGAMEYVAQMLQDGLKKVEDENDVQIIAAQIMEERAKKGLQLPGFGHPIHRPIDPRTPKLFALAEELGFSGKHIALMNEIHRQFCEQKGKALTLNVAGAIGAVLSDMNLHFSVVKSFAVAARAVGLIAHIVEEIETSRKDCMAQKLYDFVEENTNYKNTKSARDKGE, encoded by the coding sequence GTGGAATTTGATACGAGGATTGGGGTTTCTGAGCCCGATAAAATTTACGTTCATGGATATGATTTGACAGAGGATCTGATCGGGGAAATCACATTGGCAGACATGGCATTTCTAGGTGCTGCACACCGCAAGCCCAGTCAGCAGGAATCGAAAATGCTCAATGCCTGCATGGTGGCGATCTGCGAGCATGGTTTCACGCCAAGCTCGATCTCCGCACGCTTGACGTATCTCGGAGCACCAGAAGCTGTACAGGGTGCAGTGGCAGCAGGATTGCTCGGGGCAGGCTCCGTCTATTTGGGAGCGATGGAATACGTCGCACAAATGCTGCAGGATGGATTGAAAAAGGTTGAAGACGAAAACGACGTACAGATCATAGCTGCACAGATCATGGAGGAACGGGCAAAAAAAGGGCTCCAACTCCCAGGATTCGGACATCCCATTCACAGGCCCATCGATCCTCGAACACCAAAATTGTTTGCACTTGCAGAAGAACTCGGATTTTCCGGCAAGCACATTGCCTTGATGAACGAAATCCATCGACAGTTTTGTGAGCAAAAAGGGAAGGCGCTCACCTTGAACGTTGCGGGAGCGATCGGAGCGGTGCTTTCCGATATGAATCTTCACTTCAGCGTCGTCAAATCTTTCGCGGTGGCGGCGAGGGCTGTTGGTCTGATTGCTCACATCGTAGAAGAAATCGAGACAAGTCGAAAAGATTGCATGGCACAAAAGCTCTATGACTTCGTCGAAGAAAATACGAACTACAAGAATACCAAGTCGGCGCGAGATAAGGGTGAGTAA
- a CDS encoding enoyl-CoA hydratase/isomerase family protein, with amino-acid sequence MTFVQIRRTGSENLITVVELHRPEARNAFNTSMAKELLQAFQEIAKSDARVVMLQSTNGKAFCSGADLKERNGMTETEWRDQHKLFEQMFYAIADTPQPVIAVVDGYALAGGFELVLNCDFIVAANSAVFGLPEVTRGIMPGGGATRLLAKRIGLHKAKEWVCTGRMIEVAEADRAGLFNRLTTADSLGEHALELAESLARNAPLSIQFCKQAVDALFGMDDELAREKELKYYNRCVDTQDRVEGVLAFVEKRAPRFVGK; translated from the coding sequence ATGACTTTTGTACAAATCAGACGCACCGGGTCAGAGAATTTGATCACCGTCGTAGAATTGCATCGACCCGAAGCTCGGAATGCCTTTAACACCAGTATGGCAAAGGAATTGCTGCAGGCTTTCCAGGAAATCGCCAAATCCGACGCGAGAGTAGTGATGCTTCAATCGACCAACGGAAAAGCATTTTGCTCAGGTGCTGATCTGAAAGAGCGAAATGGAATGACAGAAACAGAGTGGAGAGATCAGCACAAATTGTTCGAGCAAATGTTTTACGCCATCGCCGATACCCCTCAGCCTGTCATTGCAGTCGTGGATGGGTACGCTTTGGCCGGTGGATTTGAATTAGTACTAAACTGTGATTTCATCGTCGCCGCCAACAGTGCTGTTTTCGGTCTGCCAGAGGTGACGCGTGGCATCATGCCGGGTGGCGGAGCGACACGTCTCTTGGCCAAACGCATTGGCTTACATAAGGCAAAAGAATGGGTGTGCACAGGTCGCATGATCGAAGTGGCCGAGGCGGATCGCGCTGGATTGTTCAATCGTTTGACGACAGCGGATTCGCTGGGAGAGCATGCACTGGAATTAGCGGAGAGTCTGGCACGGAATGCCCCCTTGTCAATCCAATTCTGCAAACAAGCAGTGGATGCGTTATTCGGCATGGATGATGAGCTGGCAAGAGAAAAAGAGCTAAAGTATTACAATCGATGCGTCGATACCCAAGACCGTGTGGAGGGCGTTCTGGCTTTCGTAGAAAAACGTGCGCCCCGTTTTGTCGGGAAATAA
- a CDS encoding acyl-CoA dehydrogenase family protein: MKDTAFHNELRQSVRAICKNYPDAYWRELDERRAYPEDFVNDLSRTGFLGALIPEEYGGSGLSVTEASIIMEEINRSGGNAGACHAQMYTMGTLLRHGSEDQKRKYLPKIADGSLRLQAFGVTEPNTGSDTTQLKTMAVRKGDKYVVNGQKVFISRTEYSDLMILLTRTTPLDQVKKRTEGLSVLLVDLREALGNGMTIRPIRTMMNHATTELFFENLEVPVENLIGEEGKGFSYILDGMNVERILIASECIGDGFWFVDRATHYANQRVVFKRPIGQNQGIQFPIAQSYIHLEAANLMRFRAAELFDAGLPCGKEANMAKLLAADASWEAANAAIQTHGGFGFAEEYDIERKFRETRLYQVAPISTNLILSYVAEHVLGLPRSY; this comes from the coding sequence ATGAAAGACACGGCATTTCACAATGAACTACGTCAGAGTGTTCGCGCGATCTGCAAAAATTACCCTGACGCATACTGGCGAGAGCTTGACGAAAGAAGAGCGTATCCGGAAGACTTCGTGAACGATTTGTCGCGAACGGGTTTTCTCGGTGCATTGATCCCGGAAGAGTATGGCGGCTCCGGTCTGTCCGTCACGGAAGCCTCTATCATCATGGAGGAAATCAATCGTTCAGGGGGCAATGCGGGAGCTTGCCATGCCCAGATGTACACAATGGGCACACTGCTGCGACATGGCTCTGAAGACCAGAAGCGTAAATACCTACCGAAAATCGCGGATGGCTCCTTGCGCCTGCAAGCATTTGGGGTTACGGAACCAAACACAGGATCCGATACGACGCAGTTGAAGACGATGGCGGTGCGAAAAGGTGACAAGTACGTCGTCAACGGGCAAAAGGTATTTATTTCACGGACGGAATATTCAGACCTGATGATCCTGCTGACGCGTACTACACCACTTGACCAGGTAAAAAAGCGTACGGAAGGGCTGTCTGTCCTGCTTGTTGATTTGCGAGAAGCACTCGGTAACGGAATGACGATCCGCCCCATTCGCACCATGATGAACCATGCTACAACAGAGCTTTTTTTCGAAAATCTGGAGGTGCCTGTCGAAAATCTGATTGGCGAAGAAGGGAAAGGCTTTTCCTACATCCTGGACGGGATGAACGTCGAGCGAATCCTAATTGCTTCTGAATGTATCGGAGATGGGTTCTGGTTTGTTGATCGGGCGACCCACTATGCGAATCAACGTGTGGTATTCAAACGTCCGATCGGACAAAATCAGGGGATCCAATTTCCTATCGCGCAATCCTACATTCACCTCGAAGCAGCCAACTTGATGAGATTTCGAGCGGCAGAGCTGTTTGATGCAGGCCTTCCCTGCGGAAAAGAAGCCAATATGGCCAAGCTGCTTGCGGCAGATGCTTCATGGGAGGCGGCAAACGCTGCGATCCAGACCCACGGAGGTTTTGGATTCGCAGAAGAATACGATATCGAGCGCAAATTTAGGGAAACACGATTGTACCAGGTCGCACCCATTTCAACCAATCTCATCTTGTCCTACGTAGCAGAGCATGTTTTAGGTCTCCCTAGATCGTATTGA
- a CDS encoding NAD(P)H-dependent flavin oxidoreductase, with product MKNRLPNWISDHLVLPVITAPMFLVSNPDLVISACKSGVIGSFPSLNARTVDTLTEWMSTISEELSRCKAAEPTRKIAPWAINIVIRHLNNRLEEELELIKKYQPPLVFTALGDPAPIVEIVHAYGGIVFSDVTTIYHAKKAVKSGVDGLILVCGGAGGHAGTLNSFAFVSAIREFWDGITILAGSIANGQEILAAQALDADLVFMGTRFIASTESNAGDEYKQMLVDSNIEDIIYTPVFSGIPANYLKPSIINEGLDPNNLGSHSDFAKTGRKAWKNVWSAGHGVGRTKSIQTVSEIVVELQSEYDQTLLALKQLNHSRSQMNTSLS from the coding sequence ATGAAGAATCGTTTGCCGAATTGGATATCGGATCATCTCGTTTTACCTGTCATAACAGCACCCATGTTTTTGGTCTCGAACCCTGATTTGGTCATCTCGGCATGCAAATCTGGGGTGATCGGCTCCTTTCCCTCGCTGAATGCTCGAACCGTCGATACGCTGACGGAATGGATGTCGACCATTTCGGAAGAGCTTTCCCGTTGCAAAGCGGCGGAGCCGACACGCAAGATTGCTCCTTGGGCAATCAACATTGTCATCCGTCATCTCAACAACCGACTGGAGGAGGAGCTAGAGCTGATCAAGAAGTATCAGCCGCCGCTCGTCTTTACCGCATTGGGGGATCCTGCGCCTATCGTAGAAATCGTTCATGCGTATGGGGGGATCGTTTTCTCAGATGTGACCACGATCTACCATGCCAAGAAGGCAGTGAAGTCCGGAGTAGACGGCTTGATTCTCGTTTGCGGGGGCGCTGGAGGTCATGCAGGTACGCTCAATAGCTTTGCCTTTGTCAGCGCGATTCGCGAGTTTTGGGACGGAATTACGATTTTGGCAGGCAGTATTGCCAATGGGCAAGAGATTTTGGCAGCCCAAGCACTCGATGCCGATTTGGTCTTTATGGGAACGAGGTTTATCGCTTCGACAGAGAGTAACGCGGGGGATGAGTACAAGCAAATGCTTGTTGATTCAAACATTGAGGATATCATTTATACGCCTGTGTTTAGCGGGATACCAGCCAACTACCTCAAGCCGAGCATTATCAACGAGGGGCTCGATCCAAACAATCTCGGTTCCCACTCCGATTTTGCGAAAACGGGCCGAAAAGCATGGAAGAACGTGTGGTCGGCTGGACACGGGGTTGGTCGGACCAAATCAATCCAGACCGTATCTGAGATCGTCGTTGAACTCCAATCGGAATACGATCAAACACTCCTGGCCTTAAAACAGTTGAACCACTCCCGGTCACAAATGAACACATCTTTGTCTTGA
- a CDS encoding acetyl-CoA acetyltransferase — protein sequence MRTERVAAIVGVAESDLGVTPGKTVLQLQAQAAKAALDDAGFTKDDVDALFTAGNWAWSPNLMLGEYLGIRPKFTDGTNIGGSSFESHVGHAVAGIQAGLFDVALITYGSTQRSDQSRNKPAPIATLTDQYERPFGLPLTVGAYALAAMRHMHLYGTTSEQLAEIAVATRKWATMNEKAFKREPIETADVLESRMIAEPLHLLDCCLVTDGGGAVIVASARAAARAKKKPVWILGHGETHTHQSIVNMPDLTMTGARESGNRAFEMAGVTREEIDVAEIYDSFTITALLTLEALGFCKPGEGGAFVSGQRTAPGGAFPMNTNGGGLSYCHPGMYGIFLLIEAARQLRGECGQRQVENAKLAIVNGTGGVLSSTSTLILGRD from the coding sequence ATGCGAACAGAACGTGTAGCGGCCATTGTCGGGGTAGCAGAGTCAGATCTGGGGGTGACGCCTGGTAAAACGGTGCTGCAGCTACAGGCACAAGCAGCAAAAGCGGCTTTGGACGACGCTGGCTTTACGAAAGATGATGTCGATGCTTTGTTTACAGCTGGAAACTGGGCTTGGTCACCTAATTTGATGCTCGGGGAATACCTAGGGATTCGGCCCAAATTTACGGATGGTACCAACATCGGGGGATCATCGTTTGAATCCCATGTCGGTCATGCGGTTGCGGGGATTCAGGCAGGATTGTTCGATGTCGCGCTCATTACCTATGGTAGCACCCAGCGTTCCGATCAATCCAGAAACAAACCGGCTCCAATCGCAACATTGACGGACCAATATGAGCGCCCTTTTGGTTTACCGCTGACGGTCGGAGCTTATGCGCTGGCGGCCATGCGCCATATGCATTTGTACGGCACCACCTCAGAACAGCTTGCGGAGATCGCCGTGGCTACCCGAAAATGGGCGACGATGAATGAAAAGGCTTTTAAACGAGAGCCCATCGAAACCGCAGACGTTTTGGAGTCGAGGATGATTGCAGAACCTTTGCACTTGCTAGACTGCTGTCTCGTGACAGATGGTGGGGGCGCTGTGATTGTTGCCTCCGCCCGAGCCGCAGCGCGAGCAAAAAAGAAACCGGTTTGGATTTTGGGACACGGAGAGACACATACGCATCAATCCATCGTGAATATGCCAGATTTGACAATGACGGGAGCTCGTGAATCGGGGAATAGAGCCTTTGAGATGGCAGGAGTGACACGAGAGGAAATCGATGTCGCCGAAATCTATGATTCTTTTACCATTACGGCTTTACTCACTCTGGAAGCATTGGGTTTTTGTAAACCGGGTGAAGGGGGAGCTTTTGTAAGCGGTCAACGCACGGCTCCTGGGGGAGCATTCCCTATGAACACAAATGGTGGAGGTCTCTCGTATTGCCATCCCGGTATGTATGGCATTTTCCTCTTGATCGAGGCAGCGCGTCAACTGCGTGGTGAATGTGGGCAGCGGCAGGTGGAGAATGCCAAGCTGGCTATCGTCAATGGAACCGGTGGGGTGCTC
- a CDS encoding zinc-dependent alcohol dehydrogenase family protein: protein MSKIPGTVGAVIQEDTVFFQYPNEWGHSIMKALVLESQMNCVVQEVATPTPGDNDILVKIMANGVCRSDWHVWEAEVNNYPSKILGHEFTGIVEEVGKNVTRFKKGDRVIAPFSGSEGTCPQCQQGHTNICDSFLLPGFMYPGGFAEYVSIPFGERNLVLLPEEISFVDGAALGCRFMTAFHGVVDQVKVLPGEWVAVFGCGGVGLSAINIATAIGANVIGVDINDANLELAKQMGAAYTVNSKQTDPVAAIREVTNGGAHVSIDALGYTQTCVSGIRSLRKRGRHLQVGLTTNHEQGHIAIPVNEMILKEINFITTLGMPAHRFDSLLPLVTTGRLTPGKMVTREIALSEVNDIFTAMSSYSNTGTFVVTKFS from the coding sequence TTGTCCAAGATTCCGGGTACGGTCGGCGCGGTCATCCAAGAAGACACCGTCTTTTTTCAATATCCGAATGAATGGGGGCATTCCATTATGAAAGCGCTTGTATTGGAGAGTCAGATGAATTGTGTGGTGCAGGAGGTCGCTACACCGACACCCGGGGACAACGACATCTTGGTCAAAATCATGGCAAATGGCGTGTGCCGCAGCGACTGGCATGTCTGGGAAGCAGAAGTAAATAATTATCCATCCAAGATTTTGGGGCACGAATTCACAGGTATTGTGGAGGAAGTGGGCAAAAACGTCACACGCTTTAAAAAAGGTGACCGCGTCATCGCACCATTTTCAGGAAGTGAAGGGACTTGCCCGCAATGTCAACAGGGGCATACCAATATATGTGACTCCTTTTTGTTGCCTGGTTTTATGTATCCGGGCGGATTTGCAGAGTATGTATCCATTCCGTTTGGAGAGAGAAACCTCGTCCTTTTGCCGGAAGAAATCAGCTTCGTCGACGGGGCGGCACTTGGCTGCCGCTTTATGACCGCGTTTCACGGAGTAGTCGATCAGGTAAAGGTTTTGCCAGGGGAGTGGGTCGCGGTTTTCGGTTGCGGAGGGGTGGGACTTTCTGCCATCAATATCGCTACAGCGATCGGAGCAAACGTGATTGGGGTCGATATTAACGATGCCAATCTAGAGTTGGCCAAACAGATGGGAGCAGCGTACACCGTCAATAGCAAACAAACGGATCCCGTAGCGGCCATTCGGGAAGTAACCAATGGAGGCGCACACGTCTCGATCGATGCGCTCGGCTACACGCAGACATGCGTCAGCGGGATTCGGAGTCTGCGTAAGCGTGGCCGCCATCTGCAAGTCGGGCTCACTACCAATCATGAGCAAGGACATATTGCCATCCCAGTCAATGAAATGATTTTGAAAGAAATCAATTTTATTACCACTCTGGGGATGCCTGCTCACCGCTTTGATTCGTTGCTTCCACTCGTGACGACCGGTCGCTTGACGCCAGGTAAAATGGTTACGCGTGAAATTGCCTTGTCGGAGGTAAATGATATCTTTACAGCCATGAGCTCGTATTCCAACACAGGGACGTTTGTTGTAACCAAATTTTCCTGA